TCGCTGCCGGGTTGAAACCGGAAATGGTACCGTTTAGCAGACGAAGCACAAGAAGATGCCATGGATGTGTGGCGAACCCCATACACGCAATGACGAGTGCCATACCAAAGCCAGAACGGAGCAGCATCAGTTTACGGCCATATTTATCCGCAACTTTTCCCCAGATAGGCTGGAATATAAATGAGGTTAAGAAGTTGGCAGCGAATATTAGACCAGCCCATACTCCAATTTCATGCTCCCCAACGACATTCAAATCTTGTGCTAGATATAAAGTCAGGAATGGAGTGATCATAGTCATTCCCGCATTGACGAGAAATTGTCCGAACCAAAGCACAATGAGGTTCACTTTCCATGTTTTCAATGTGCTCTTCACTTCCTTTCTAAGCTGTCCAATCCGGAATAACCAGGATCATTTGACTCTCGAAAAAATGCCGTTCTTTCAGTATAACATATTTTGTATTTTCCTGATGGCTACTATGTCATAGTATTGTCATCTGATGTTCATATGAAGATTCGGAGAGACGGTTGTTACTTACTTTTAAAAAGGGCATAATGTAATTTAGGAAACTTTTTATTACATTAATGGGGGCCTAATCATGACTTACAATGATCAGTTTATTCGAGCCTGCCGGAAGCAGGAAGTAGATCATATTCCCGTATGGTATATGCGGCAGGCAGGCCGCTACGATCCGGAATATCGCAAGATCAAGGAAAAGTATTCACTCCTCGAAATTTGCAAACAACCTGAGCTGGCCGCAGAGGTGACGCTAATGCCGGTTCGTAAGCTCGGTGTGGATGCTGCTATTCTTTATTCGGATATTATGAACCCAGTGGCATCGATCGGTGTGGACTTTGATATAGTGAAAGATATCGGGCCCGTTATCGATAATCCGATTCGGAGTGCCGCCGATGTGGAAAAGCTTAAGCCAATTGATGTAGAGGGTGATCTCGGCCATGTGCTGGAAACGATTCGCATCCTTGATAAAGAGCTGAAAGTTCCGCTGATTACATTCGCCGGTGCCCCATTTACCATTGCCAGCTATCTGATTGAAGGTCGTCCATCCAAAAATTACATACGCACCAAAGAGATGATGTATAGTGAGCCGAAGGTATGGTTTTCTCTGATGGACAAGCTAGGTGATATGGTTATTGCTTACTTGCGGGCTCATGTTGCTAACGGAGGCAAGGCGTTTCAGCTGTTCGACAGCTGGGTAGGCGCTCTATCTCCACGTGACTTCCAGACGTACGTGCTTCCAACCGTTACCCGTATTTTTGCCGAACTTGAGGATTTGAATGTACCTAAAATATATTTCCCTGGTGTCAGCTCAGGAGAACTGCTACCAACCTTATCCGGACTAAAAGCAGAAGTCATTGGTCTGGATTGGAGAGTATCGATTACTGAAGGGCGGAAGCGCTTAAATGGACAATTTGCGGTGCAGGGAAATTTGGATCCAACCGTATTGACCGCTCCTATGGAAGTCATCAAACAGTATGCTAAGGATATTGTTGATCAGGGCATCCTTGAACCGGGATATATCTTCAATCTGGGTCACGGGCTGTTCCCTGAGGCATCTCTGGAAAAGCTTCGCGAATTGACAGCATATATCCACGAATATTCTGCAGAAGCAATTGAAGCAGGCGCCCGTCAATAGTCCATAATACGGGTAAATGAATAGATAGAATACTCTAAATAGCCCAGAGGTGAATTGGATGAGTAACAAAATTGGCGTATTGGTTATGTCCTATGGAACACCGGAAAGTATGGAAGGAATAGAGGCTTATTACACGCATATCCGCCGTGGCAACAAACCTTCCGATGAGCAGTTGAAAGAACTAACAGACCGGTATGAGGCTATCGTGGGCGGCGTATTTCCGCTGCGTGAAAATACCGACCGGCAGGTTCGGACGCTTCAGGATACACTTAACCGAGATGAACGCGCACAGAATGTAGAGTTTGTATGCTATCAAGGGTTGAAGCATGCGGCTCCGTTTATTGAAGACGGAGTGGAGCAAATGGTGAAAGACGGCATTAAGCAGGCAATCGGTATCGTTCTTGCTCCTCACTATTCTGTGATGAGTGTCGGTACTTATGTGAAGCGTGCACAGGCTAAAGCAGAGGAAGCGGGGCTTCAGATTTCCTTTGTTGAAAGCTATCATATGCATCCTCTACTGATTGAGGCCCTTGCAAAGCGGGTAAGCGCCAAACTCGATCTGTTCGAGGAAGCCGGCGCTTTTCGTGAAAGTGTGCGTGTATTGTTCAGTGCGCACAGCTTGCCGGAACGGATCTTGTCTATGGGTGACCCATATCAGGATCAACTGTTAGAAACGTCAAAGGCCGTGGCCGAACAAGCTAAGGTTGGACAGTGGCAGTTCACTTGGCAGAGTGCTGGCCGTACACATGAACCGTGGCTCGGTCCAGATATTTTGGAGACGCTGCAGGATCTTAAACGAGAGCAGGTGGAGGATGTGCTTGTCGCTCCTATCGGCTTTGTGTCCGACCATCTGGAGGTACTTTACGATCTGGACATCGAAGCAAAGGCTATTGCGAAAGAAATGGATATGCGTCTTGAACGTATCGATTCCTTAAACAGCGACCCTCTTTATATGGAAACATTAAGCGACTGTGTCATTACAAGCTGGAAACAGGGAATCGGCCAATAAATCCGCATACACCCCAAGATAACTGGAGCCAAGCTCTAATCTGGTCATTAACATAAAGTTAACCTACCCTCCGGCAAGCCGGGGGGTTCTATTTTTTCTACAGATCTTGGTATAATGAAGGGAGTTCATGGAAAGCCGCATAGAGAGAAAAAGGGGTGAATTATGTACCCATCACGTACAGAGATACAAAAAGCCAAGCAGCAGGCCCGTAAGAACCACCAGCTGCGGGTTTGGACTGTTATTAATTTAGTCCTTATGATTGTGATCGCTACTGTGCTTACTTATTATTTTGTATTCAAGGAGGAGGAGCAGACCGGAACAGAACTCTCATTCTATTATCCGGCCATGCCAGACTCTCCAGAAGTGCAGCAAGCATTCGCCCCAGGGCCTTTGCTTATGCCGATAAACAATATTCGTTTATAAAAGGCTTAGGATCTGAAATTCTTTTTTGCCGGGGATACATCATTTTCCAGACAAGATTGATGAGTTTTTGAAGCCAATGGCAAATATTATCCGTATAAATATTTGGGCAAAACAGTTAATGAGGACGAATTCCTTCTGAACATCTTCGTAATTAAATGTAGAATCGCTTAAGCGGCGGTGTCCGGGTGCTGGAAAGCAGCAAGGTACGTTGCAGACTCGACACGCACCATAAAGAGACACATAGGAGGTCTTGCCATGAACAATTTATGCGTGGCTCACCGTGGATTTTCAGCCAAAGCGCCTGAAAATACGCATGCAGCCATTAAAATGGCGATGAATGAGCCTTTTGTAAACTGGATGGAAATTGATGTGCAGCTGACGCGTGACGGCGTTCCTATTGTTATTCATGATTACAGCGTTGACCGGACGACAAGCGGCAAGGGTAAGGTAAAGGATCTTACTTGGCAGGAAATACGCCGGATGGATGCTGGTGTCTGGAAAGGACGGGAGTTTCAAGGTGAACAAGTCCCTTCACTGGACGAAGTGTTACAGCTTGTCAAAGGCCGATTAAAGCTGAATATTGAGCTGAAGACCAGCGGGGATATGTATCCCGGGTTGGAAGAAGCTGTACTGGATCGGATTCATGCCCATGGAATGATATCGGAAATCGTTCTGACATCCTTTGAACCGAAGTCGCTTCTTCGAGCTAAGAAAATAGACCCTGAAGTACAGGTTGGTCTCATCATTGATGCACACCCACGTGATCTGTTGTCTCGACTAAAAAAAATAGGCTGTTCTTTTCTGTCCATAGGTTACTCTCATCTGGACGCGGCTTTTGCTGATGAATTGATCAGAAACGGAATTACGCCGATGGCTTGGACTGTGGACGATAAACGTAGCATGGCCTCCTTGGCCAAGATGAGCCCTGAAATTATGATATGTACCAATCGGCCTGATACGTGGGGTCAACTTTTTTTGAATAAGATTGCACCGCGGATTCCGTTTTGGCGCAGAAAATGGAGAGGGTGGTTTTAGAATGTGTGCTTTAGTAAACAACGTCTATTGCGTCGGCCGTAATTACCGGCTTCACGCTGCAGAATTAGGTAATGCGGTACCGGATGAGCCTATGATATTTCTAAAGCCATCTCATGCGGTTGTTCTGCTAGACGGTAGCCGCCTGGCGATGCCGCAAGGACGCGGGATTGTCCATTTTGAAGGAGAGCTTGTTATTCAGGCAGCTAAGGATTATACCCCTGGCATGAAGGTGGACGAGTTGGTTGAGGTAATGGCACTTGGTATCGATTTTACGCTGAGAGACGTGCAGTCCGTCATTAAAGAAAAGGGACAACCTTGGACAGCGGCTAAAGGATTTAAGAATTCGGCACCTCTGACCCCGTATATTACTTTCCCGGGAAATGATCAATTACTACAAACAGAATTTACGGTCTTGAAGAACGGAGAAGAGGTACAGCGTGGAAATGCAGGAGATATGATCTTCTCTCTTCAGAACATTATTGATTACATTGGGCATCATTACGGACTTGGTAAAGGAGATTTGATCTTTACAGGGACACCTGCCGGAGTGGGACCTGCGGAAAGCGGAGATGTGTTTGAGCTGATCTGGGGCGATGTGCGTCTTGGACGCTGCGAGATTGAATAGAGATTTCGCAAAAATGTAAGGGGGTTAAGCATTGAACTGGCTGATTGGTGCCATGGGTGCACTGATAGTAGCAGGTGCAGCATACTTGAAAAAATCGTTGTCATTATCAGGAGCGGCAGCAGCCGTTATGATGGGCACGGTTTATTATGGAGCAGGGAACCTGTTTTGGTTCGGAACCCTGCTTCTTTTTTTCATGACGTCTACACTGCTATCGAAATATCATCAAGGAAGCAAGCAAGATTTAGAGAAGTCTTATGCCAAGACCGGCAAGCGTGATGCTGGACAGGTATTTGCCAACGGAGGCATTGGCATGGTTCTGTGTCTCCTTCACTTTATGTATCCTCATGAAGCGTGGAAGTTTTTGTTTATAGGGGTAATGGCTGCGGTGACAGCTGATACATGGGCTACAGAAATCGGGAGTTTGAGCCGCAGACCGCCGAGATCGATCCTGAACGGCAAATCTCTGCCGCCTGGAACGTCCGGTGGTGTCTCATGGCTAGGTTCAACAGCCGCAGCCCTTGGGGGAGCCGTAATAGGAGCAGGAGCATGGCTGTTTGGTATATGGTCTGGTTTAGAGCCAGATCTGCTTACATATGCAACAGCTGGTCTTATTGGCGGATTAGTGGGAGCTTTTACCGATTCATGGATGGGGGCAACCGTACAGAAAATGTATCGCTGTACCATTTGCGGCAAGGATGTGGAGGTTCATCAGCATTGCGGTCAGCCTACGGAGCGTTCCGGCGGATGGGACTGGATGACAAACGACGCAGTGAACCTGATCAGCTCGCTTATTGGGGGATTTGCCGCTTGGGTGGCAGCAGCATTCTTGTAAGAGCAGCGTGTTTCGACAGCAGACCTCTGCCATGATATGATGAGGTAAATTCATAAATAAGTAGGGAATAAATCGATGAATATCATGACTGTTGAACAACTGACCAAAAGCTATGGTGATAAAATATTGTTTCAGAATGCGTCCTTCGGAATGGAGGATCAAGATAAAATCGGTGTTATTGGAGTGAACGGAACAGGGAAATCTACGTTCCTGCGGATTATAGCTGGCCTAGAGCCGGCTGATTCCGGCAAAATTGCTGTAGGCAACCGGATCAAGATTCAGTATATGGCCCAAAATCCGGATTTTGATCCGGATAATACCGTGCTGCAGCAGGTGTTCGCAGGTGATCTTCCAGAGATGAAGCTCGTTCGTGATTACACGGAAACGATGGAGCTACTGGAGATCAATCCCGATCACACCGAGCTGCAGGAGAAACTGCTGAAGCTGAACCAGAGTATGGACGCCTTGCAAGCATGGCAGCTGGAGAGTGACGCCAAGACGATTCTTTCCAAGCTGGGCGTTCGCCATTACGATGCCAAGATGGGTACGCTATCCGGTGGGCAGCGGAAACGGGTGGCGCTTGCAGCCGCTTTGATCCAACCATCCGATTTGCTTATTCTGGACGAGCCGACTAACCATATTGATAATGAATCGGTGGCTTGGCTGGAGCAGTATTTACAAAAACGGCGCGGCGCGCTGCTCATGATTA
Above is a window of Paenibacillus uliginis N3/975 DNA encoding:
- the hemE gene encoding uroporphyrinogen decarboxylase, translating into MTYNDQFIRACRKQEVDHIPVWYMRQAGRYDPEYRKIKEKYSLLEICKQPELAAEVTLMPVRKLGVDAAILYSDIMNPVASIGVDFDIVKDIGPVIDNPIRSAADVEKLKPIDVEGDLGHVLETIRILDKELKVPLITFAGAPFTIASYLIEGRPSKNYIRTKEMMYSEPKVWFSLMDKLGDMVIAYLRAHVANGGKAFQLFDSWVGALSPRDFQTYVLPTVTRIFAELEDLNVPKIYFPGVSSGELLPTLSGLKAEVIGLDWRVSITEGRKRLNGQFAVQGNLDPTVLTAPMEVIKQYAKDIVDQGILEPGYIFNLGHGLFPEASLEKLRELTAYIHEYSAEAIEAGARQ
- the hemH gene encoding ferrochelatase, with the translated sequence MSNKIGVLVMSYGTPESMEGIEAYYTHIRRGNKPSDEQLKELTDRYEAIVGGVFPLRENTDRQVRTLQDTLNRDERAQNVEFVCYQGLKHAAPFIEDGVEQMVKDGIKQAIGIVLAPHYSVMSVGTYVKRAQAKAEEAGLQISFVESYHMHPLLIEALAKRVSAKLDLFEEAGAFRESVRVLFSAHSLPERILSMGDPYQDQLLETSKAVAEQAKVGQWQFTWQSAGRTHEPWLGPDILETLQDLKREQVEDVLVAPIGFVSDHLEVLYDLDIEAKAIAKEMDMRLERIDSLNSDPLYMETLSDCVITSWKQGIGQ
- a CDS encoding glycerophosphodiester phosphodiesterase — its product is MNNLCVAHRGFSAKAPENTHAAIKMAMNEPFVNWMEIDVQLTRDGVPIVIHDYSVDRTTSGKGKVKDLTWQEIRRMDAGVWKGREFQGEQVPSLDEVLQLVKGRLKLNIELKTSGDMYPGLEEAVLDRIHAHGMISEIVLTSFEPKSLLRAKKIDPEVQVGLIIDAHPRDLLSRLKKIGCSFLSIGYSHLDAAFADELIRNGITPMAWTVDDKRSMASLAKMSPEIMICTNRPDTWGQLFLNKIAPRIPFWRRKWRGWF
- a CDS encoding fumarylacetoacetate hydrolase family protein, coding for MCALVNNVYCVGRNYRLHAAELGNAVPDEPMIFLKPSHAVVLLDGSRLAMPQGRGIVHFEGELVIQAAKDYTPGMKVDELVEVMALGIDFTLRDVQSVIKEKGQPWTAAKGFKNSAPLTPYITFPGNDQLLQTEFTVLKNGEEVQRGNAGDMIFSLQNIIDYIGHHYGLGKGDLIFTGTPAGVGPAESGDVFELIWGDVRLGRCEIE
- a CDS encoding DUF92 domain-containing protein, whose translation is MNWLIGAMGALIVAGAAYLKKSLSLSGAAAAVMMGTVYYGAGNLFWFGTLLLFFMTSTLLSKYHQGSKQDLEKSYAKTGKRDAGQVFANGGIGMVLCLLHFMYPHEAWKFLFIGVMAAVTADTWATEIGSLSRRPPRSILNGKSLPPGTSGGVSWLGSTAAALGGAVIGAGAWLFGIWSGLEPDLLTYATAGLIGGLVGAFTDSWMGATVQKMYRCTICGKDVEVHQHCGQPTERSGGWDWMTNDAVNLISSLIGGFAAWVAAAFL